Genomic window (Paraburkholderia phenazinium):
TCCGGTGATCTTGTGGCCGCGTTCGATGAGCGGATCGTATCGGCCAACGCGTATCTCGGTGCCGCGCCGATCGTTGCGGCGCTGCAGGCGGGCGCGGATGTCGTGTTGACCGGACGTGCTGCTGATCCTTCGTTGTTCACCGCGCCGTTGATTCACGAGTTCGGTTGGAGCTTCGACGATTGGGAACGGCTCGGGCAAGCCACCGTGGTCGGGCATCTGATGGAATGCGCCGGACAGATCACCGGCGGATACTTTGCCGATCCGGGCTTCAAGGACGTCGCCGGTCTCGCGCGGTTGGGTTTTCCGATTGCTGAAGTTGCAGAGGATGGCGCGGTGGTGATCACCAAGGTTCCGCACGCGGGTGGCTTCGTGACGGCGGCGACCTGCAAGGAACAACTGCTCTACGAGATCCACGATCCGCAGCGCTATCTGCAGCCCGATGTCGTGGCCGACTTCACGCAGGTGCGAATCGCAGAGGAAGCGAAGGATCGTGTGCGGGTGTCCGGCGGACGAGGCACGGCGCGCACGGCGACGCTCAAGGTCTCCGTCGCTTACGTTGATGGGTATATCGGCGAAGGACAGATTTCCTATGGCGGACCCGGCGCAGTGGCACGCGGACGACTCGCGTTGGAGATTGTGCGGGAGCGGCTGGTGATCACTGGCGTGGATGCCAGCGAGTTGCGCTTCGATTTGATCGGCGTGGATTCACTGTATGGATCGACACTCGGCAGCAGCAGCGGCGCGGAACCCTATGAAGTGCGAGTACGAGTAACCGGCAGGACGGCGTCGAAGGCTGAAGCGGTTCGGCTCGGCAATGAAGTGGAAACGCTTTATACGAACGGTCCTGCGGGCGGCGGCGGCGTGACTAAAAATACGCGCGAGGTTGTGGCGGTGCAATCGGTTCTGCTGCCACGTGACCAGGTGAAGCCGACGTTCGAGATCGTGGAGGTTTGAGATGAAGTTGCGAGAATTCGCGCATTCGCGAACTGGGGATAAGGGCAATACGCTGAACGTATCGGTGATCTGTTACGACGAGCGGGACTACGCCCACTTGCTAATGCATGTCACTGAGGAACGGGTGAAGGCTCACCTTAGCGACGTCGTGCACGGTGACGTCACGCGCTATACATTGCCGCTGATCAGTGCGATGAACTTTGTTCTGAGAGATGCGCTAGGTGGTGGTGTGACGCGTTCCCTTGCGCTCGATGCGCATGGCAAGTCGCTTAGTTCGGCGTTACTGGATCTGGAGATACCCGAGCGGGAATAAACCCCTGCGGCCGTCCTCATGCGCGCTTCCCTATTTCCGTGAAGCACGCGTGCGCGGCGCCGGTTCCCTGACCCTCGTGTTGCCGCGCGTCGTGGCCGCGACCTTCGGTTTCCCGCGCAACAAAGACCAGGCGAGCGCGCCCAGCCCCACTCCCATCAGCACGCAAACCACGCCACCACCCAGGTCCCCCTTCCAGTCACCGTTGTCGACCGCCTCGCTTCTGCGTGCCCGCGTTGCATCGCTGGGCGACACGCGCAAGGTAGCCGCTACCTGCCGGTCGCAGAAGCGCTTGATGAGGGCCGACGCTTCGCTCGCACTCATGAGATCGACTTGCGAGCGGGTGTAGGTCGGCGAGTCGTCGGGCGACCAGATGTCTTCGAAGTGTTGCGCGAGTCCCGCCCCGTAACTGAAGTCTGCCGTCATCTGCCACGATGCATCGTTCTTGCTATAGCGAAGCTGAGCGGTGCATCGGTCCAGATGGGCGGCCACCATAGGCCAATTGCGCGCCTGTAGCAGCGTGACTGCGTCGTGGAAGACAAACACACCGATCAGCAGAAACATCAGTCCGAACAGACTCAGGATCGCGGAGCGCAGGCAAGAAAACAGGAATTTCATTGTTGCAGGTGTAGTGACGGATTGGCTGGCGCGTCAAAGGATATCCCGAAATTGCTCGACACCCCTAAGCATTGACACAGGTTCCTCGCTCGACTATCGTCAGCTCGCGGGACAGCGGGTCAAGCTCGCCAAGGGACAGGCAGTCGATGTTCCCGGCACTACGGGGTTACCCCGTGGATCAGCATGATCTCCGCAGTTCGTCGCATGAGCCCGCGTTGCGCGGTGCGCAAATCAGCTCACGCAGCACCAGACGCGTTGACTCGCTGGCCCGCCTCCTCTAACGCTATGCGCTTATCGTCGCTCCAACACGTTACCTACGCCATCGCCGACGCCATGCTTGCCGGGCCGGCGGAACCTGACTCGATTGTCGAGCGCATGACCCGTTGTTTAGGCGGTCGTTCGGAATGGATGCGGGGATTGGCACGCAAGGTTGCGAAGCGTTTCGGCGCGCGCTGGGATAGTGTCGATCGTAAAGAAGTGTCGATGGTTATTGCAGGCACAGCGGGGTTTGTTGCCGCTTGGCAAAGCGATATACGACCTGTGATCGCGCAGGTGCTGCGCCGGCCTCCCACGCAACAACCGCCGCCACCGAGTTTGCGCGAGGTCGCGCTGCCGCAGTTGCCGACGCTTGGCGATCTGGCTTCCTGGCTGGAAGTAGAGCCGGCTGATCTCGAGTGGTTTGCGGATCGCTGGCGTGTCATGCCGCAGAGTGCAGGCACGCCGCTTCATCACTATTCGTACAAGGCAATCGAAAAACGCGACGGCCGATGCCGGCTGATCGAAATGCCGAAGTCGCGCTTGCGGAGCATGCAGCGCAAGATTCTTCATGGTCTGCTTGAACGGGTGCCGCCGCACGATTGCGTGCATGGGTTTCGCAAGGGCCGCAATACCGTGACGTATGCGGCGCCGCATGCGGGTAAGGCCGTAGTGGTTCGATTCGATCTTGCGGATTTCTTTGCGTCCGTGCATGCCCCGCGCGTTCATGCGTTGTTGCGAACGCTGGGATATCCGCAGGAGGTCGCGCGGGCGTTGACTGCGGTGTGTACGAATCGGGTGCCGAGTGCGCGTCTGCTGGCGGCGGATGTGCGGGGCAAGATGGAATGGCAGGAGCGGCAGCGGTATCGCACGAGGCATTTACCGCAAGGCGCGCCCACGTCACCGGCGTTCGCCAATCTCTGCGCGTTTCGGCTCGACCTTCGGCTCGCGGGTCTCGCACGTGCGCTCGGGGCCACTTACACACGCTATGCGGACGACCTGGCGTTTTCAGGTGATGAGGATCTGGCGCGGGTCGTCGAGCGTCTGTCGATTCGTGTCGCGGCGATTGCGCTTGAGGAGGGATTCTCGATCCAGTTCCGCAAGACACGCGTGATGCGGCGCGGTGCCAGGCAGCACCTGGCAGGGGTTGTGGTGAACCAGCATCCGAACCTGGCACGGAGCGAGTTCGATACGCTCAAGGCGATTCTGACGAACTGCGTTCGACATGGCGCCGCTTCGCAGAACCGCGCGGGTCACGCGGATTTTCGCGCCCACTTGCAGGGACGGGTTGCGCAGGCGGTGATGTTGAATGCCGCGCGGGGGGCGAAGTTGAAGGCGATTTTTGAGCGGATCGGGTGGTCGGAATAAAGTGCGTCGACGCTCTCGCGATGCATAGAGCATCACGTCATGACCCGGATTTCTCATTCGATCTTTTTGCTGGCATGATGCCCGACAGATCAATGACGCCCTCCAGGTTCATGCTTCTCAAACAACATCAACGATTCGCGCAACTGATATTCGGGGCTGTCGTGCTAGTGGGCCTGTGCGATGCGCCATGCGCGAGCGCAGCGGCCGCTACGTTGCCCGCGCAAGCCCGAGACCTCCCAGCCGCCGGCACGACCTGGTGCTACAGCATCGGCGCAGGGCGCGTAACGCCCATGACGCTCACAGGCGTGACATCCAACATTGCGAGCTACGAAGCCGGCGGCGGTAGTGCGCCGATCAAGATCGACGAACAGGTCGACACCTACTCCACGCTCAACGCCACTCGCCACGGTCAGCGCAGACTCCTGGACTTTCCGGTCGTGAAGGACAAGCGATGGTCGGACGAGTTCGACGAAACCGTGACTTCGCAACTCGGCCACGACGCGTCATGGCAATACCACTACCATGCAGTCGCGCTAAGCCAGGTCGGCGCGACACAGAAACTGAAAGTGGGTGCGGGCACCTTCGATACGTTCGTGATCGAGCGGACGACTGCGTGGACCAAAAGCGATCCTCACTCGTCGAGTGCGATGCTGCACGCGCAACATTGCGACGATGCATCGTGCTCGGTTTCCGGATTCAGCAAGGAAGTGTTCTGGTATGCGCCTTCGATCGGGCGAGCCGTGTTGCGTGCGTATACGCAAAGCGGTGATTCCAGCTATGTCGCCAATCAAACGCCCGACGACATGCTGCACGACGCCGGGACACTCGTGACCGAGCTGGTCGGCTATGGCGACAATGCAACGTGTGCGGCGCCCCATGCGTCATTGCAGGCAAGAACGCCATCGAGTCCGTGGTATGGCTTTGCGCTCTGGTCCAACGATACGTGGGAGTTTCTGATGACGCGGGATATGGCGCGGGAGTGAGTCTTTTGAGTTCGGCGGCGCGATGCTGGGCACAGGTCTCCAACGAGGGGTTCAATACATCCGTTGTACTGAACGCTCGCTTTCCTAGTCATCCCCGTTGGTAAATAGCTGCTCGCAACCATCCGGTCGCACGACTTTCTTCCTCGTCTGCAGATCCCAGATGCCCGGGTACGAGTCATCCGTACAGTCCATTGATCCGTTGGCGCTCACGTATCGTCCATCAGGAGAGATTCGCCCGGGCATTGAATCGTCGTAGTCAAAGCCCTCTTCCTGAATCTTTTCGAAGCGCTTCCCCGGCATATACATACCCTGGAAATCCGCAAGCGGAGTCGTCTTGCCGAGTCGCGCCACGGTCGCCGCGAAGGTGAGAGGAC
Coding sequences:
- a CDS encoding acyclic terpene utilization AtuA family protein, which gives rise to MNSAHPPRVVRLGAGAGYSGDRIEPAVELAMHGALDYLVFECLAERTIALAQQARRLDPESGYDPLLEARMRAVLPVAKRNGVRIVSNMGAANPLAAARKTAAIARELGLAGLKIAAVTGDDVLDVVRQGDYRFEESGDLVAAFDERIVSANAYLGAAPIVAALQAGADVVLTGRAADPSLFTAPLIHEFGWSFDDWERLGQATVVGHLMECAGQITGGYFADPGFKDVAGLARLGFPIAEVAEDGAVVITKVPHAGGFVTAATCKEQLLYEIHDPQRYLQPDVVADFTQVRIAEEAKDRVRVSGGRGTARTATLKVSVAYVDGYIGEGQISYGGPGAVARGRLALEIVRERLVITGVDASELRFDLIGVDSLYGSTLGSSSGAEPYEVRVRVTGRTASKAEAVRLGNEVETLYTNGPAGGGGVTKNTREVVAVQSVLLPRDQVKPTFEIVEV
- a CDS encoding reverse transcriptase family protein, giving the protein MRLSSLQHVTYAIADAMLAGPAEPDSIVERMTRCLGGRSEWMRGLARKVAKRFGARWDSVDRKEVSMVIAGTAGFVAAWQSDIRPVIAQVLRRPPTQQPPPPSLREVALPQLPTLGDLASWLEVEPADLEWFADRWRVMPQSAGTPLHHYSYKAIEKRDGRCRLIEMPKSRLRSMQRKILHGLLERVPPHDCVHGFRKGRNTVTYAAPHAGKAVVVRFDLADFFASVHAPRVHALLRTLGYPQEVARALTAVCTNRVPSARLLAADVRGKMEWQERQRYRTRHLPQGAPTSPAFANLCAFRLDLRLAGLARALGATYTRYADDLAFSGDEDLARVVERLSIRVAAIALEEGFSIQFRKTRVMRRGARQHLAGVVVNQHPNLARSEFDTLKAILTNCVRHGAASQNRAGHADFRAHLQGRVAQAVMLNAARGAKLKAIFERIGWSE
- a CDS encoding AtuA-related protein, which gives rise to MKLREFAHSRTGDKGNTLNVSVICYDERDYAHLLMHVTEERVKAHLSDVVHGDVTRYTLPLISAMNFVLRDALGGGVTRSLALDAHGKSLSSALLDLEIPERE